A stretch of the Nothobranchius furzeri strain GRZ-AD chromosome 5, NfurGRZ-RIMD1, whole genome shotgun sequence genome encodes the following:
- the adam15 gene encoding disintegrin and metalloproteinase domain-containing protein 12 isoform X7, translating into MSGAACLPPPLLFLLLLGGRAAFTVCRSLNAPWDGGVLHQDQVDEAVTGVDRRHSFLEKTHPFILVDGQRRSLAEAFQDGHPDKLLCGLEVGGRVLLLDLEKNHDLLPKPPNVYFYLPNGTGVSVTTDPVTHCYYHGSVKGFPQSRVALSSCSGLRGVIVLNSSLSFELQPQLQEEDHHRSSPQQEEDSLGGGSGGGGDEVHLLFPTVPLEDSAAGGCGVSHSFPPLTYNHTHTQRKKRDILSETKFIELVLVADHQEFLNYQRSNKTIIYRLLDVANQVDWFYRPLKVRVALTGVEIWSDRDKIRVEKSPTDTLNNFLDWRTRDLLPRLRHDNAQLIMGESFDGTTVGMASQSSMCSRDRSGGVSVDHLVSVLGVASTVAHELGHNLGMRHDTTERSCSCQNEPRLGGCIMEPSTGFMPGQLFSSCSSADLSVSLLHGGGMCLFNVPQPDRLMGGPRCGNLYVEKGEECDCGLLEECEDPCCNASTCQLVPGAQCSSDGICCQDCKVRAAGLVCREPLGDCDLPEYCTGSSPYCPPNVFQQNGEPCEDGASYCYEGICTNMDTQCQMLWGPNATSAPAVCFSSVNKQGNKYGNCGQLTNGSYIPCGNSDVFCGRIQCQGGTERPLLGSIAQILTVRFNNSDLVCRGTFFHLDDDVSDPATVAQGTACGPGKACLNRKCQDASVFGVDECRRKCNGHGVCNSNKNCHCEVGWAPPDCRYSGHGGSVNSGPTRAAGESDPVRVALLVIFFFILPVVLLFLALRFPRFRRAVCCLGPNSPFHKVRQHNRVTDCEMWGLEFEPAHVSRTPVMERVDGRNGEQVRPLRYHLNPQPDIPLAPPQKEVHDRPAPPTKPLPPDPALNPSPQVFTCTRPTTILSLLQTTK; encoded by the exons GTGTGGACAGGAGACATTCCTTCCTGGAGAAAACCCATCCCTTCATCCTGGTGGACGGACAGAGACGGAGCCTGGCTGAAGCTTTTCAG GACGGTCACCCTGACAAGCTGCTTTGTGGGCTGGAGGTGGGAGGACGTGTCCTCCTGCTGGATCTGGAGAAGAACCA CGACCTGCTGCCCAAACCTCCCAACGTTTACTTCTACCTTCCAAATGGAACCGGAGTGTCTGTGACGACCGACCCTGTG ACTCACTGTTATTATCACGGCAGCGTGAAAGGATTCCCACAGTCCAGAGTGGCACTGAGTTCCTGCTCCGGACTCCG CGGCGTCATCGTCCTGAACTCCTCGCTGAGCTTCGAGCTGCAGCCGCAACTGCAGGAGGAGGACCATCATCGCTCCAGCCCTCAGCAGGAGGAGGACAGTCTAGGAGGTgggagtggaggaggaggtgaTGAAGTCCACCTGTTGTTCCCCACCGTCCCTCTGGAGGAcagcgctgctggaggctgtggaGTGTCTCATTCTTTCCCCCCCCTCAcctacaaccacacacacacacagcgg AAGAAGAGGGACATCCTGTCTGAGACCAAGTTCATCGAGCTGGTTCTGGTGGCCGACCACCAGGAG TTTCTGAACTACCAGAGGAGCAACAAAACCATCATCTACCGCCTGCTGGATGTGGCCAACCAGGTGGACTGG TTCTACCGTCCTCTGAAAGTCCGGGTGGCGCTGACCGGTGTGGAGATCTGGAGTGACCGCGATAAGATCCGGGTGGAGAAAAGTCCAACCGACACGTTGAACAACTTCCTGGACTGGAGAACCAGAGACCTGCTCCCTCGTCTTCGTCATGACAACGCCCAGCTCATCAT GGGCGAGTCTTTTGATGGGACCACGGTGGGAATGGCATCTCAGTCGTCCATGTGCTCCAGAGACCGGTCGGGCGGGGTCAGCGTG GATCACCTGGTCAGTGTTTTGGGCGTGGCCTCTACTGTTGCTCATGAGCTCGGTCACAACCTGGGGATGAGACACGACACCACTGAGCGCTCCTGCTCCTGCCAGAACGAGCCACGCCTCGGGGGCTGCATCATGGAGCCATCGACTGG GTTCATGCCcggtcagctgttcagcagctgcaGCTCTGCAGATCTGTCTGTTAGCCTGCTGCACGGCGGCGGCATGTGTCTGTTCAATGTGCCGCAGCCCGACCGCCTTATGGGAGGACCTCGCTGTGGAAACTTGTACGTGGAGAAAGGAGAGGAGTGTGACTGCGGCCTGCTGGAG GAGTGTGAGGACCCGTGCTGTAATGCCTCCACCTGTCAGCTGGTTCCTGGAGCTCAATGTTCATCCGACGGTATCTGTTGTCAGGACTGTAAG GTGCGGGCGGCTGGTTTGGTGTGCCGTGAACCACTCGGAGATTGTGACTTACCTGAATACTGCACAGGCTCCTCCCCCTACTGCCCCCCCAACGTCTTCCAGCAGAACGGCGAGCCCTGCGAGGATGGAGCCTCCTACTGCTACGAAGGAATCTGCACCAACATGGACACACAGTGCCAGATGCTGTGGGGGCCAA ACGCCACCAGCGCTCCAGCTGTGTGTTTCTCATCCGTCAACAAACAAGGAAACAAATATGGAAACTGTGGTCAGCTGACCAACGGCTCTTACATCCCCTGTGGAAACTC ggaCGTTTTCTGTGGGAGGATTCAGTGTCAAGGGGGAACAGAGCGCCCCCTGCTGGGCAGCATTGCTCAGATTCTCACCGTTCGCTTCAATAACAGCGACCTGGTCTGCAGAGGGACCTTCTTTCACCTGGACGATGACGTGTCTGACCCAGCCACTGTGGCCCAGGGCACTGCCTGTGGCCCCGGCAAG GCTTGTTTGAATCGAAAATGTCAGGATGCGTCCGTGTTCGGAGTGGACGAATGTCGCAGGAAGTGCAATGGTCACGGG GTGTGTAACAGTAATAAGAACTGTCACTGTGAAGTGGGCTGGGCTCCACCTGACTGCAGGTACTCGGGTCATGGAGGCAGCGTGAACAGCGGCCCGACCAGAGCAGCTGGAG AGTCGGATCCTGTCCGAGTCGCCCTGCtagtcatcttcttcttcatcctGCCTGTTGTCCTTCTCTTCCTCGCTCTCCGATTCCCTCGTTTCCGACGGGCGGTCTGCTGTCTGGGACCCAACAGCCCGTTCCACAAAGTTCGACAGCACAACCG TGTGACTGACTGTGAGATGTGGGGTTTGGAGTTTGAACCCGCCCACGTCTCCAG AACTCCGGTGATGGAGCGAGTCGACGGCAGGAACGGGGAGCAGGTCCGACCTCTTAGATACCACTTGAACCCTCAGCCTGACATCCCACTGGCTCCGCCCCAAAAAGAG GTTCATGACAGACCTGCTCCTCCCACTAAGCCCCTCCCCCCTGACCCCGCCCTAAACCCCTCACCGCAG GTTTTTACCTGCACAAGACCAACCACAATCCTAAGCCTTctacaaacaacaaaataa
- the adam15 gene encoding disintegrin and metalloproteinase domain-containing protein 12 isoform X5 yields MSGAACLPPPLLFLLLLGGRAAFTVCRSLNAPWDGGVLHQDQVDEAVTGVDRRHSFLEKTHPFILVDGQRRSLAEAFQDGHPDKLLCGLEVGGRVLLLDLEKNHDLLPKPPNVYFYLPNGTGVSVTTDPVTHCYYHGSVKGFPQSRVALSSCSGLRGVIVLNSSLSFELQPQLQEEDHHRSSPQQEEDSLGGGSGGGGDEVHLLFPTVPLEDSAAGGCGVSHSFPPLTYNHTHTQRKKRDILSETKFIELVLVADHQEFLNYQRSNKTIIYRLLDVANQVDWFYRPLKVRVALTGVEIWSDRDKIRVEKSPTDTLNNFLDWRTRDLLPRLRHDNAQLIMGESFDGTTVGMASQSSMCSRDRSGGVSVDHLVSVLGVASTVAHELGHNLGMRHDTTERSCSCQNEPRLGGCIMEPSTGFMPGQLFSSCSSADLSVSLLHGGGMCLFNVPQPDRLMGGPRCGNLYVEKGEECDCGLLEECEDPCCNASTCQLVPGAQCSSDGICCQDCKVRAAGLVCREPLGDCDLPEYCTGSSPYCPPNVFQQNGEPCEDGASYCYEGICTNMDTQCQMLWGPNATSAPAVCFSSVNKQGNKYGNCGQLTNGSYIPCGNSDVFCGRIQCQGGTERPLLGSIAQILTVRFNNSDLVCRGTFFHLDDDVSDPATVAQGTACGPGKACLNRKCQDASVFGVDECRRKCNGHGVCNSNKNCHCEVGWAPPDCRYSGHGGSVNSGPTRAAGESDPVRVALLVIFFFILPVVLLFLALRFPRFRRAVCCLGPNSPFHKVRQHNRVTDCEMWGLEFEPAHVSRTPVMERVDGRNGEQVRPLRYHLNPQPDIPLAPPQKEVHDRPAPPTKPLPPDPALNPSPQESDIISWLICDLEDLAGGREHILRECTDLPEDPSGVML; encoded by the exons GTGTGGACAGGAGACATTCCTTCCTGGAGAAAACCCATCCCTTCATCCTGGTGGACGGACAGAGACGGAGCCTGGCTGAAGCTTTTCAG GACGGTCACCCTGACAAGCTGCTTTGTGGGCTGGAGGTGGGAGGACGTGTCCTCCTGCTGGATCTGGAGAAGAACCA CGACCTGCTGCCCAAACCTCCCAACGTTTACTTCTACCTTCCAAATGGAACCGGAGTGTCTGTGACGACCGACCCTGTG ACTCACTGTTATTATCACGGCAGCGTGAAAGGATTCCCACAGTCCAGAGTGGCACTGAGTTCCTGCTCCGGACTCCG CGGCGTCATCGTCCTGAACTCCTCGCTGAGCTTCGAGCTGCAGCCGCAACTGCAGGAGGAGGACCATCATCGCTCCAGCCCTCAGCAGGAGGAGGACAGTCTAGGAGGTgggagtggaggaggaggtgaTGAAGTCCACCTGTTGTTCCCCACCGTCCCTCTGGAGGAcagcgctgctggaggctgtggaGTGTCTCATTCTTTCCCCCCCCTCAcctacaaccacacacacacacagcgg AAGAAGAGGGACATCCTGTCTGAGACCAAGTTCATCGAGCTGGTTCTGGTGGCCGACCACCAGGAG TTTCTGAACTACCAGAGGAGCAACAAAACCATCATCTACCGCCTGCTGGATGTGGCCAACCAGGTGGACTGG TTCTACCGTCCTCTGAAAGTCCGGGTGGCGCTGACCGGTGTGGAGATCTGGAGTGACCGCGATAAGATCCGGGTGGAGAAAAGTCCAACCGACACGTTGAACAACTTCCTGGACTGGAGAACCAGAGACCTGCTCCCTCGTCTTCGTCATGACAACGCCCAGCTCATCAT GGGCGAGTCTTTTGATGGGACCACGGTGGGAATGGCATCTCAGTCGTCCATGTGCTCCAGAGACCGGTCGGGCGGGGTCAGCGTG GATCACCTGGTCAGTGTTTTGGGCGTGGCCTCTACTGTTGCTCATGAGCTCGGTCACAACCTGGGGATGAGACACGACACCACTGAGCGCTCCTGCTCCTGCCAGAACGAGCCACGCCTCGGGGGCTGCATCATGGAGCCATCGACTGG GTTCATGCCcggtcagctgttcagcagctgcaGCTCTGCAGATCTGTCTGTTAGCCTGCTGCACGGCGGCGGCATGTGTCTGTTCAATGTGCCGCAGCCCGACCGCCTTATGGGAGGACCTCGCTGTGGAAACTTGTACGTGGAGAAAGGAGAGGAGTGTGACTGCGGCCTGCTGGAG GAGTGTGAGGACCCGTGCTGTAATGCCTCCACCTGTCAGCTGGTTCCTGGAGCTCAATGTTCATCCGACGGTATCTGTTGTCAGGACTGTAAG GTGCGGGCGGCTGGTTTGGTGTGCCGTGAACCACTCGGAGATTGTGACTTACCTGAATACTGCACAGGCTCCTCCCCCTACTGCCCCCCCAACGTCTTCCAGCAGAACGGCGAGCCCTGCGAGGATGGAGCCTCCTACTGCTACGAAGGAATCTGCACCAACATGGACACACAGTGCCAGATGCTGTGGGGGCCAA ACGCCACCAGCGCTCCAGCTGTGTGTTTCTCATCCGTCAACAAACAAGGAAACAAATATGGAAACTGTGGTCAGCTGACCAACGGCTCTTACATCCCCTGTGGAAACTC ggaCGTTTTCTGTGGGAGGATTCAGTGTCAAGGGGGAACAGAGCGCCCCCTGCTGGGCAGCATTGCTCAGATTCTCACCGTTCGCTTCAATAACAGCGACCTGGTCTGCAGAGGGACCTTCTTTCACCTGGACGATGACGTGTCTGACCCAGCCACTGTGGCCCAGGGCACTGCCTGTGGCCCCGGCAAG GCTTGTTTGAATCGAAAATGTCAGGATGCGTCCGTGTTCGGAGTGGACGAATGTCGCAGGAAGTGCAATGGTCACGGG GTGTGTAACAGTAATAAGAACTGTCACTGTGAAGTGGGCTGGGCTCCACCTGACTGCAGGTACTCGGGTCATGGAGGCAGCGTGAACAGCGGCCCGACCAGAGCAGCTGGAG AGTCGGATCCTGTCCGAGTCGCCCTGCtagtcatcttcttcttcatcctGCCTGTTGTCCTTCTCTTCCTCGCTCTCCGATTCCCTCGTTTCCGACGGGCGGTCTGCTGTCTGGGACCCAACAGCCCGTTCCACAAAGTTCGACAGCACAACCG TGTGACTGACTGTGAGATGTGGGGTTTGGAGTTTGAACCCGCCCACGTCTCCAG AACTCCGGTGATGGAGCGAGTCGACGGCAGGAACGGGGAGCAGGTCCGACCTCTTAGATACCACTTGAACCCTCAGCCTGACATCCCACTGGCTCCGCCCCAAAAAGAG GTTCATGACAGACCTGCTCCTCCCACTAAGCCCCTCCCCCCTGACCCCGCCCTAAACCCCTCACCGCAG